A window of Geotrypetes seraphini chromosome 16, aGeoSer1.1, whole genome shotgun sequence genomic DNA:
GCAAGGGGTTGGacgatcttatggccagtgtggcagattgTCGTCCTAAGTTATTGCCAGACAGTAGAGCATGTGCCCCAGGGGGGTTTGAATTGTGGTTGCTTTCATGGCTACAGGCGGTTTTGCCATGCAGCAAGGAGCTCCTCTCCTTAGAGATCTAGACAGAGGTTCAGGAGTTCTAGATGACCTCaagcatccccccaccccccactcagCATTTAATAGAGAATTTTATTAAGGTGCAGAAAAATCTGGACTTGGTGCACGTTAATGTGGGGGCAGTCCCTTGTGGTAAGCCCAGATCCATCATGGCAGTTTTGTAGGGCAGGAGTCTCCAACGCGTGGCCCCAGAATCTCCATTGCGGCCCTGtaaatttcaatcttgcccagaTACCGTAACAGCAAACCATcccttaagtgtgttactcaggtgtgtCGCATTTATGGAATCTCATACTTTGACAATCCCAAATAAAAAGagtcagctgcactggttgccaatggaagcaagaaTACTTCTCAAATTTGCTATGGTATTTGGATCAGCTCCGctatatctcctctctcattttgaatggtaCCGTTCGACTGGGCCTAACCGGCgtactggtttatttacttttcctaatcccaaaaattgacgttataaaaaaatattttgatcgatctttggcttatcaagcaggtaaagttcaagtatggttagacgACCTgtttcaacaatctgcatcttattgcacctttagaaaattggttaagacctatttgttcaaaaaatgtgttacttgattgatgactatgtcataatttcttattgtatttttcactattgaactattgtactgcttttctgtgtgctttgtatcatcactggaaagTCCGgtcctctttattctgtgaaccgcctagaactttttgggtgttggcggtatagaaaatcaagttattattatttgtaaatgcctttttctaAATATTGATTCCTCGTGACTGCTGACTTTTGAGAACCTCTTCATAATTGTTTGCACAGGCCCTTTTTTGGCTTTGATCCTTCTATTGCCGATTCTCCGAGGATTTGCGTATTTATGTTTTACAAATTTATGTATGCAATACTAAagtttgtttttccgcctgttgggggctgcaaataaaaaaaaatatatcatgaaAGTCTTCTGTCATATCAAGAAGCATTACGGGTAAGGACCTGAAACATCCGGTTATGTTTTCTGATTCCTATGTGGAATTTAGAagacatttaaagacatatttgCTTCTTAAATATCTAGACAACTAGTTGGTATGGATATGGtggcctggaggaccaccaggccaatcgggttttcaggctagcccgaatgaatatgcatggggcacatttgcatgcctgtcatttccattatatgcaattctctctcatgcatataatTTGATAAGGCTGTTTATTCTAACCCTGCCtgaagaatgctctggatcagacaatgggcagaAGATTCTGCTTCTAAAGCTACCTTGAGCACAAGAAGCCACAAGGTGCAAAGAACCCTCCAGGGTGAGGGCTGATGATTGAAGCATGGGGGGAGAGCCAAGATTTAGTTCTAGCTCTCACTCATAGCCCTGGTGGTTCTTTGCACCttgtggcttctgaggccttccCTTATCCAGCATTTGTCTGTCATTTCCATGAGAAAGTGGAGTTTTTGGCAAGTTAacacacctgagtaacacacttaagagatggTTTGCAGTTACTGTATCTGAGCAAGATTGAAATTCGCAGGGCCGCAATGGTGGTCTGGGGCCCTACAAAAATGCCATGatagattcaagtttcaagtttattagatggcttgattaaccgccttaaatcaagtttctaagcggtgtacatttaaaaagttacataTATTGGGTAACAAAACaatccatacaattaataaataaacttattatgctaaaaattaacattgttaaacacaaggtaaggagggatgaaatacaatttgtaaagtaaagaggagacatcaaaggaaaatacaaaagggtaataagacatttgaggggaataaaataaacaaagcaataagataaaagattaacttgcaaatgcatctctaaaaaggaaagtttttaactcgtttttaaattttacaaactctttctcctcccgtaaaaacatagggagggcgttccatgtctgcggtgctgtacaagagaagataaattgtctccttgtattgataatttttagagagggaacagataaaagattttgttcacttgatcgtaaggttctctttgcagaataggggataagtaatctaaataaaaatgctggggtcttattatataaagtttttaaaataattgtacataatttatgagtaattctatgtaaaacaggaagccagtgagcctttttaaggagtggtgttacatgatcaaactttttggatttagttattaatttaattgatgcattctgaataatttgtagtcgttttatttcttgtaaagcaattcctttaaatagggaattacaataatcgattttagatatcACCAGAGAATGAATAAGTATATTTAGATCTGGGCTTACCATATTAACATGCACCAAATCCAGATTTTCTGCACTTTAATAAATGTTCTATTAACTGGGGCTCGGTTTAGTTGACGGCGGgttagggagaggggagaagaaaTGGGTGGGTTTGGAGGATTAAGAAGTTGTGAACAATGTGTATTCTGCAGTTTGTAACTCTTTTTGCTATTTTTCTGGTAGAGACAAACGAGATGTCAAAATCAACCCGACAGTTACTTTATTATGGTAGAGAGTCACAAAAATCATAAAAATCTCTCTTAAAAATCTCATAAGGAGTCCCAACTCGGATCCCGGTTTCGGCATCCCTAGATGCCTTCCTCGGGGGACTGATAACACGCGGGCTGAGAGACGAAGCAGTGCAAAAACTCCTCGGCGTCTTCAACGTGGAACGAAACTGGGATCCGAGTTGGGATTCCTTATGAGATTTTAAGAGGCATTTTGTGATTTTTGTGACTCTCTACCATAATAAAGTAAACGTCActgggtatagacttaagaggaagggacagtacggtgggcagacttgatgggctatagcccttttctgccgtcatcttctatgtttctatgtttatgtttctatgattttgaCATCTCGTTTGCCTCTATCTTGCTACATAATGAGGCAACTCTCTTCTTTCCCTATTTCTTCGTCTAAGTATTCTAACTTTATCAAAGTGTTTACCAAAGATCAAATAATTTAAAGacataaaagggccccttaatgatGTATGGATTTGATCCTACTTCTTCatacacttcttcctctgtatttggagtttcagcattcgcggtttcgattattcacggtttttagcttgctggctcctcccccaaattacctcagcttgcatagaaaaatcactgattccaagcatttacagagaaaatcgctgattcccgggaCTTTCTTCAccctgttttgcctctccttcagaaacaggccaggtctcccatcatgttattcgcagtttcaacatattcacgatggtttttaatagaaaacagtgaataacatataaaaaagttattcgcggtttttcagtatttgcggttctgttaatcccctatcacagcgaatacagagggagaagtgtacaccacTTTGGGCTATTTCAAAATCCAATTAACTCGCTTTGCACAGATAAAAAGGTGAGGGGAGGGAGGAATTTTTGCTTTTTCCCAACCTTCCCTAGAAGGAACCTCTCTCATGATATACATTGCACAGAGTAGACCAATCAGATAGCAGCAAGCGCCCGCATCTGTCTGGGTGAGATGACCACCCCCAGACGAACTGTGAGGAAGCAACATGGCTGAACTCTCTCATCTGCCCTCTATCCGCTTCCCgtgtgctccccccccccccccagccagcagCACTCACTTGTACAGAGGTGAAAATCCGAGCCAGAGAGCCCGCAAACAGCAAGAAAACTGTGATGGCTGAGAGTTGGCCAGTATGCCCGTTCTGGTAGTTAGATGCTGCCTGAATGAGCTGGAAGAGGAAAGAGGCAGAGGTTAGAGGAGAAGCGCGGTTCATGTTTTCAGGACACATGGGAAAATGACACAGTAACAGCCAGTTGACAGTAGATAAAGATTGCATtggcccaaccagtctgcccagttGAAATCATTCCACTTTGGATAAATGAACGTACACATTTCCCAAATGGACTGACTCGCCTGACCTCTGAACCCTTTTACTTACTACTGTCCCAATCATGCCCGATATTCAATGCTACTTAACCAGTCAGAAATGGCTCCTGACCAGTTAAGTAGCGCTAAACCGACCAaccgctaatatttagcgcaatGATGGTCACTGAATTATTAGCTCTTAGCAGCTAGCTGGCTATGTCACATGACTGAGCTGGCTCTCTGTGAAATTTAAAGCACTAGCCAGTcaagtttagtggccaaatcgGGCTGAATAGTGGTCTATCTTTGCCCGCTATAAACTTAGCCGACCAGCACTAAAAATCGACTTACCCAGCTAAGTTTGAGCTAGCCAAGCCAtatcagatattcagtgctggtcactggaaatggcccagcattgaacatCCGGGCTCAGCGCCAACCGTGGGAGTCAACCCGGCTAACTCCCGTGGTCTGAATACTGGCCCCCTGCGCTCTATGACCACCACCAGTAGGCCAACATTTTTAATGGGATGTTACTAGTGACTGTTGATGGCTGGGTAAATATAGAATAGTTATAGATCCTGGCTTCTATCATGCGCACAGTTAGGATAGGtagaatgaaagagactcaagaAGCGCAGGCGGCAGTATCATCAGCCTGACTGCTCTCTCCTACAAGGGCTTCCTCGTCTTTTGATTACTGCTCTGGATCACTGGATCTGGTCTGAGGCGACAGATGGGCTCCCTGGTTGGGCTCCGTCAAGCCTCACTCACCCGGCTGAAGATCACTGCTGGCATGTTGGAAGCCTGAAGTACCGTTACCACCGCCATAGGGGTTAATGGGGAGAGCAGCAAAGACAACAAGGCCAGGTACACAACCAAAAAGAGGGTGCCTACGTCCAGAACAAGGAAGAGATTTGTGTGAGACACAGACAAACAAGGCAGATGCACCCGCACTGTCCCACGTGCCCTCCTTCTCCGGGCATGACTACATTCAAAAGCTAAGTGACTTTACCTCTCAGCGTCTGACCCAAGTAGTGCTGTATGAGGAAGGCAATGGTGATGGTTTGCAGCATCAGAAAGAGAGCTTCTCCCCAGGAGCTACAAGAAGAGGAAAGACCGTCAACCACACACGCGTGAAGAAAGACCCAGGCTGAAGCAAAGGCACGTCTCACCTGAAGGGGAAGCTGTTAGCAATGCTGTACGTCATGGTCCCAGTGATAGCCAGCAGCTCCAACAGCACAGAGCTGAAACTCAACCCCTCGGCACTTTGCGCTCTCAGGATCTTGAAAATCTGCGGCAGCTTCACTGTGAAACCGAAACAGGACCGCAGACTAAGTCAGCAAGAAAAGGGCTGAAGGGAAGAtgcgtcttttttttttctcctgctgtTACAGAGGTACACCCTCTTGTGTGATAAGCTGActataaactttctgcatatagaaaggaagattaggttcttatctcaataatcttctttcttgtgtctagtagtcctgaacgctagggttatgcatctgaactcacaagttgcttgcagaatgatatcactcatctttcaaatctgcctccttcccagtaggcttgctcctgccccctcagtttgtgcAAAAGCAGTCAAGAACCACTGTAATGGAAGACATCACAAGAAGGAGGGCAACGGGGAGAACTCCCCGACACAATacctctgttctgctctgaaacaaGTATAACATTATCAAAATTATACAATACTGCACATAAGTGGCATTAACATTTATGGAACTCACAGCTACTGGCATGTCCTACTGAGAAGCAGAAACTCAGCCTtgatatcatttttttttccagcttaACTGAGAGATAGAGAAATTATTCACAGTCAGACACAGACTGAAATTGAGATCAAAGGCAGACGAAGCCCCCTCAAAGGGTGGAGCTTCAGGACTACTAgatacatctacaagaaagaagattatcgaggtaagaacctaatctttctttctagtgttACGTGTCTAGAAGTCCTGAATGCTAAAGATGTAACAAAGCAGTCTCCTGAGTCTAGGGCGGGATTACTGAGTCTGCCTTTAATATTGAGGACCCAAAAGCGCCATTCTCCCTGGCTACCATGTCTGTACTATAGAGTACTATGGAacgctgctctacaaatctccatGGGGAAACTGCCCAAGCCTCTGCCCGTGAGGTAGCCACCCTGTTGGTGGAGTATGCCTTCATTGCGATTGGCGATGGCTTACCACAGCCCACGTACACAGAAAaaattaatagaaacatgatggcagattaaggccaaatggtccatctagtctgtccatctgcagtaacaaTTTTTATCCATCTGGAGATTGAGGACTTGGATGCAGACCTGCCTTTCTTAGCATGACTGGTCAGAATAAAAAGGTGAACAGAGACTCGAAACTCATTGGTAACTCTGAGGTATCGAAGAAGCACTCTCCTGAAGTCTAGCAAATTCAATATTTTGTCCTCTTCCTTCGACCCAATAGGCTGAAAGGCGAGCAAATGATCTTCCTGATCAACATGGAAGGCAGTGACTATTTTAGGTAGAAAGGACAGAACCATGTGCAAGGAAAGTCCTGCTTCCATAATCTTAAGAAAACAGCTCCCTGCAAAAGAGAGACTGTAACTCAGCGACTCGTCTCACTGATGTAATCGCTATCAAGAACACCATCTTGACCGTCAGATCTAAGAGAGAAGCCTCCTGTAAAGGCTCATAATGTATTAAGGTTCCAGGATGGGAAAGGTAGACGCACCAGAGGGCACAACCTGAGAGCCCCTTTAAGGAATCTTGCCACATCTGGATGAGAAGCCAGAGACGCTCTCTCTCCCTGGGCTCGGAAACATGAAAGGCCTGCTTATCTGCACTTTCAGTGATCCAACCAACAGGCCCTTCTCAAGTCCCTCTTGCAAAAATTCCAGGACTACCGAGATTGGGGCTCAGCGCACCACTATTGGAAAGTCTTCCAGGCCTTGGCATAGGCCACCACCGTTGAGGGCTTCTTGGCTCTAAGCAAAGTGGAAATGGCCACCTCTGAGTATCCTTTCCTTACTGCATGGCTCAAGAGCCATGCAGTAAGCCTAAAGTGTTTCAGATTCTATATGGGGATTGGGCCCCGAGTCAGGAGATCCGTCTGAACTGACAACCTGAGACCTTCATCTCTCTGTAGACAAACTAGGTCTGTATACCACGGTCTGCGGGGCCAATTGAGAGCCACTAAAACAACCATCCCCGGAATGCTAGCAATCCTGCAAATGACTCGACCCAGCATGGGCCATGGCAGAAACACTCCCCTTCTCCAGCCATGGCTAGACCAACGTGTCAAATCCTGCACCTCCAGGCTCGTATCTTCGGCTGTAAAAGCAAAACATCTTTGTGTTTGCTGCTGAGGCCATGAGATCTATCAATGAGCTCCCCCATCGCCGAACAATGGCATCAAACATTAATGGGGACAACGACCATTCCCCTGGGTTATGCGTCTGCCGATTGAGtttgcctgaacattctccactcacGCAATGTATGTGGCTGAGAAAGCATGCAGATGAGTTTCTGACCATCGAAAGAGAAGCTGAGCCTCTAGACGTAACAGGATGCTCCTGGTGCCTCCTTgttgattgacataggccacctcTGTCGCCAGGGCCTGCAACGTCAGCCGAATGGCTCCGAGTTCCAAGAAATTTATGGACTACTTTTGCTGGGTTGGGGACCAATGATCCTGAACTGGGTGACCGTGGCAATGACCCCCCCAACCATAAAGATCATTAGGATCTCCAAGGAGGATATACGGAGTGGCATGCCCTTTGAATGAGGAGGATATACGGAGTTGCATGCTCTTTGAAAGGAAGGCTATCTGTAGCCACCACCGTATCCTCGCTTCCGATGTCTATGGATGCAGTTGCTGAAGTAAATCTGTCTGAGGAGATCAACGGGATAGGAGAGTCTTGAAGGGGTCTCccccgaaaataataaaaccgcagAGCAGATCATAAACACCACATCttagcaacttgcttgcagaagaaaaactgagggggcagaAGCAAACCTgttgggaaggaggcagagttgaaagatAAGTGAtatcattctgcaagcaacttgcgggttcagatgcatagccctagcattcaggactactagacacattgcactagaaatgaCAAGCTCTGGTACCCACTCTCAAAAGCCTGGATCCTCTGCTCTAACCACACTGATCGTCTTCACCAGCACTGCTCTGGGCTGCGAGTCAAAACAAAATAGCGAGAAGATTGAAAGAAATTTGGGAGAATGCCATACCCATGAGTGATCCGATGATGATGACAATCCCCAGCAGTTTGCTGATAAGGATCTTCAAGCAGGGAACTAGAAAGGGTAAAGACAAAAAGAGAGAAGTCCAATTGAATGCAAGCGGTTACCTTCTCCCCTGGGAACTGCTAGGGGCAAAGTGCAAATATATATAAGGAGGATTCTTCACAAAACTCTGACTTATTAAGACAAATCTCTTGATTTTAGAAGTCTAACAACAGGGTTGTAGAAGAGTCTTTTAACACTGTTACAACAGACAAGAGGCATTATAAAGGTAATCACATCATTTTTTTTATCAATTTGGTGATGCTTTAGGTCagttccccaacctttttagttGTGTGaacctagagaatgatacgggaacaaatttgtccacaTTCCcgcgggatctatctccatccccgtccttttctgtgagttctgtccttgtcccatccctgaaagcttatgcagatgaggacagagtttgagGGATAAAGCAGGGAGAGGGtcagaactcgcggggatggggacaaatttgtctccgggtCATTCTCTATGGGCCCTTATCAACTTCCCAAAGGTTCAGAACCTCCGGTTCATCCTACCAGTCTTCCTGGACCTTGTCCCTTGAACATCAAACCTATCCCCAGGCTCCCCACTATCCTTCTTCATCTCCCTTCCACTTTCTGTCTCAACCAgtcactctctctccctcctccaaccaatatccccctccctctcaaTCGGTCCCACCAGCCTCACTCTCCTTTCTTTTCTGTAAGAGTCTAACAGacattgggaaccactgctttaggtaTCTAGAAGCTggaataaatatttttatattatggACTCAATATTCAGAGGATTTATTTGACTGGGAGAAGCTGCCTGGATAAATAccagtgatattcagtggcactaaccagaCATGCCACTGAATAATACTTCCTCTGATCAACAGATAATGCCGGGGCAGTGTGTGGGCAGAGCTGGAAGATATCTGGTTAATAGCAATATTCAGATAGTCCGCACTGATTCCAGATATTCAGCGAAAGCCACTATCCAGATGCTGCCcctgaatatctggatttttgttcCTGCAGCGGaaggcattttttttaaaaaaagcaccaAGCATAAAAGGTATTCCACAGTAAGATTGATATTACATCTTGAGTCATATGTTATATGTAGCAGGTGCCAAGCTGCTATTCTGCAattctgtgatgggagactgaacattaagaaaatgttgaaaaagcAATTATTTTCTGCTAATGTTTTcccgtcctgtaaatgtttttatgggattttgtctttccatcttgtaggatgaatttaaaagaaggttttaataatgatatcgtaatgttttattgtgtttgtcttggtgaaacatgtttagcatttttaaatatgtatgcatgtaattttgtaaaccgcatagggagtagattcagtatataaaatgtagattagattagattaaataaaTAAGCATTTGTATAGACACAGACAAATGCTAGTAGAGTGGATTTATAGGCTTGCTTTGTTGTGTTTGGGGGAGTTGCTCACTTTCGATTGCTTATACTCATTACACATATTTCTTACACTATTATTTGTTTTCACTGATTTAATTAATGCTGTATCTGGCCTCTTTCTGTGCTGTCTCAATTAATAAATGCAGGCACTCTGGGCCTTTGCTCTTTATCAGCCTTCTAAGCCTGGCCACTAGATGTCACCATTGTGCGTCTACTGACACTTCCTGTTAGGACAGCGGAAACTAGCTCCACAATCCCAACCAGTCACAGGAGCAGGCAGCGCTGCAGCGTCCTCAACGAGCCTGTCTCTAAAGATTATTCATTAGCTTTTACTTCTACAAATAAATCCACATATATGTTACTATCTGACTTTGTTTCTTTctgatgggagggggtgggggagaaacgAAGAGTTTTGCCCAAATCAAAGATGGCCGTCAGTGGTTTTCTCGCCATGTCCTAGGATCCATTTCCGGTCGGAAGATTTTGTGTCGATTTCAACGTCGTCCCCCCACTTCCTTCGGTCTCGTTACGCCAGAGTCCGCGGAGGTCTCACCGTGCAGCAGATTGAAGTGCAGGAAGAACTCATCATAGCAGAACTCCGACATCAGAAAAGGGACCAGCAACCGTCTCATCGCCTCCTCCGCCATCTTGGTAAAGGGCAAAAAAGGGGAAGGAAAAGCTTAAGACATGCCAGTGGGGCGCATGCGTGGGAATCTCCTGCGGGACGTTTCCGCGAGGGGCGAGAGAGAGGGCCGCATGCGCAGGAACGTAGGGCGCGTATGTGCCGGAAGCAGATGGCAGCCTGGCCGGTGCATGCGTGATGAGAGAGGAGTTGGCGTGAAAAAAATCCCTCGGCTTGAGAAATAGTCTCGGAGGTGCCTGTTGCGCTTGCGCTATCTGAAGCTACCATAATTCTACTTTGTGGTTTTCAGATAACTGttttgaaggtatgaactgagcagtattttattttttgtgtgtgtgtgtttggaggAGCAAGGATGAAAAAGATCTGCTTCTAATCTGCATGTCAGATTAGATCATACATATGTATATGTTTCCTTGGAGCAAAATAAACTCAGCATTTCAATGCCACTGCAGCAGCCTCAGATCCAGGCAGAAGGTGAAGCCAGGCCAGACcaggaggaggaagaaaaagaagatgtGGTGGCCCTGTCAAAAGGAGTGATGGCCACGTGCCTGATGTACTACGTGCATCTTCAGAGGGAGAGGCGAAAAAGGGAGCGAGACCATCAGCAGCGGTCACTGCTGTTCCGCCGGCTGAAGGCCAAGCAGAGGCGACAGTTTGCTGCACTCTGGTACAGCAACGCGTTGAGCATCAACGGTGTTGATGCTGGCGGTCGTCGCCTCTGGACCGGAGCACGCTGCTCC
This region includes:
- the MPDU1 gene encoding mannose-P-dolichol utilization defect 1 protein; translated protein: MAEEAMRRLLVPFLMSEFCYDEFFLHFNLLHVPCLKILISKLLGIVIIIGSLMVKLPQIFKILRAQSAEGLSFSSVLLELLAITGTMTYSIANSFPFSSWGEALFLMLQTITIAFLIQHYLGQTLRGTLFLVVYLALLSLLLSPLTPMAVVTVLQASNMPAVIFSRLIQAASNYQNGHTGQLSAITVFLLFAGSLARIFTSVQETGDVLMALTYVVSSVCNGVIACQLLYYWNVIPSKAKKKKYN